AGGACCCCCTGTTTCTGCAGCACCTGCTGGGCGGCATCCGCTACGCAATGGGCCAGTAGCGGCCCGCCGATTTAGCTCAGCTTTTTCTGCGGCGGGTGCTGCTCAAGCGCGAGTCGGGTAGCAGTTCCTTTCTGGGCACCCCAGCGTAAGGCATCAGGGGTAGTAGACGTGCCAGGTGCCGTCTTCCGCTACCGTACTAACTGCCCACAAAAAAGCCCCAGCCATACAAGGCTGGGGCTTTTTACTAGCGGGTGTTACCTCTACACTTAGCGGCTGAGCACGAGGCGCTGGGTGAGCACCTGCTTGCCCGTCGTCAGGCGTAGCAGGTAGACGCCGGCCGGGTATTCACTGGCCTGCACGGGAATCACCTGGGCCCCGGCCGCCGTACCGGTAGCCACCGTCTTGACCAGACGCCCCTGCAAGTCATACAGTGCCAGCGCGTACGTTTCCGACTGGTTCAGGGTGAACTGAACGGCCAACTTGCCCGCGCTGGGGTTAGGCGTCACCAGCAGCTCACTGACTTTGGAAGCCGACGTGGTAGCCAGCGCCATCAGGGCCGGGGTGCAGCTCGTGCCCACGGTGTAGCTGAAGGGCGTAGCGGCCGTGTTACGCTCGGGTCCGCCCGCGCCAACCTGGTAGGTGAAGTACAGGCTGGTCACGGTGCCGTTGGCAATAGCCTTGGTGAAGGTGAAATCCCCGGCACCATTCTTCGTCATGGCGTAGCCCGGGTAGCCCCCGGCCGAGCCTTCGCGCAGGTAGAGAATAGCCAGATTGCCGCCGGCCGTAGCCCCGAGCGGGTGGAAGGTGAACGTGACGTTGCCCCCACTTGTCACGGCGCCGTAGCTGAAATCGGCAGTAGTAGCGCAGTAGCCCCCGAGCTGGTGCCGCCGGTTACCGTTACGCTTACCGCGGCCGAAGTTGTGGTGGCGCCAGCGTTGTCGGTGGCCTTGGCCGTGAGCGAATAGGTGCCGGCCGCTACGCCCGTCCAGGAGTAGCTATACGGGGCCGTGAGGTCTTCACCCAGCTTGGTGGTGCCCCGGAAGAACTCGACTTTGCTCACCGTGCCGTTAGCATCCGCCGCGTTGGCAGTAATGGTAATGCTGGCCGGAGCCGCGAAGCTGGCGTTGGTGGCCGGTGAAGTCAGGCTGACCGTGGGCGGCGTGTTGGTCGTGCCCGTGCCGCAGTTGCCTACGGTTACGCTGTGGGGCGTGGCGCTGGTGTTGCGCTCCCCGCCTTCGGGTACGCTGTAAGTGTAGTAGAAATACACCGTTTGACCCGCGTTGGCCGCGAGGGTAAAGGGCGTGTTGGGCTGGGCCGTGTAGCCTGGGAAGGGACCGTTAGGACTGGTGCCGTAGTAGAGCAGCAGCGTGGGACTGCCGACACCGCTGCGGCCGGGCACGAAAGTCAGCGTGGGGTTGCTGCTGGCTCCGGATACCGAGAAGGTATAGTCGCCGTTGGTGGGCCCACCGGTGCAGGTTCCGCCGGTAGTGCCACCCGTTACGACCACGCTCACCGCGCTGGAAACCGTGCTGGCATTGGCGTTGTCGGTGGCCTTGGCCGTGAGCGAATAGGTGCCCGCGGCTACGCCCGTCCAGCTGAAGCTATAAGGAGCTGTCAGGTCCTCGCCTAGTTTGGTGGCCCCTTGGAAGAACTCGACTTTGCTGACTGTCCCGTTGGCGTCAGCCGCGTTGGCCGTGATGTTAATGCTGGCCGGGGCCGCGAAGCTGGCGTTGGCCGTGGGTGAGGTCAAACTTACCGTCGGCGGGGTGTTGCTGGTGCCCGTACCGGTGTAAGTAAAGGTCAGGCGGCCTACGTTCAAGCCGCCCTGGGTGAAGGTCAGGCGCAGCACATGCTCCCCAGCCGGCAGGTTGAGGCCGGTAATGGTTTTGGTGGCCCAGGTTCCCCAGTTGCTGGTTGTCGTCACGGTCTGGTCGCCGCCTACTTGGGTGCCATCTACCGAGAGGAAGAAGGGCCCGCCGCCGGTGGCGTTGCCAGCCGCATAGCGCATGGCCAGCGTGTGGGTGCCGGCCGCCGACACGTTGACGGTGTACTCCAGCCATTCGCCGGCATCCACCCAGCCCACGGTAGCGCCTTCGGCCGCATCCGATACGGCGTCCACGTTTTCGTTGGTGCGGAACGCTACGGTCGGCGCGGGCTCAAACGTGGCCTGGTTGCCCTCTGAGGCGTCGTTGTAAGCAATGCCCTGGCCCTTACCGCCCGGGTACGAGTCATACTTGCCGGCCTCGATGGTGCCGGGCACGGCCTGGGGTGAGCCAGTGAAGGAAACCTGCTTACCCACCTGCACGGTGGCAATGTTGGTGACTTTAAACAATGAGCCGGCGTACACCTTGGCGTAGAAATTATGAATGGCTACGGGCAGGTTGGCAGCCGTTTTGGTGTAGGGCGTGCTGGTCACGGTGCCCAGGGAAGTGCTGCCGTCGAAGAACTCCACGCCCGTCACGCCGCTGCCAGTAGTAGCCACGCTCAGGGTCACGCTGCCGTTGGCGGCTACTTCCGTAGCGTTGGCCGTAATAGTGCCGGCTACGGCTACATCTTTGCTGGTAGCCAGCTTGCGGGCCGGTACGTTCAGCACGTAACCGTCGGAGAAGGTAACGGTGATGGGCGAACTGCTGTAGTTCTGGGCCACGTAGGTTTTCTGGCCATTTTTGATGAACACCGCCGCTTCGGGGTTGTTGGCCGTCACGGTGGCGTCGAGCTGGCCCAGGGCATTCATGGCGTGCAGCCAGTAGTAGGTCTGGGCATCCGAAACACCGAACTTGATGGCGCGGTCGGGGTAGGAATCGTAGAGTTGAATGGCCTTCACGGGGTCAATAAAGGCCAGGTATTCCCACAGCAAATCGTGCCAGGTGTTGGGGTTAGCCTCGTTCTGCAGAATGCCGGTGTTCTGGGTAATTTCGGTCCAGAGCTTCTGCACGTAGGGTTTGTTCAGCCCCAGGTACAAGGAGCCCCCGTGCATGGGGTAGAGCTGAATACCGTAGACGGCGCGGATGTCGGGGGTCCAGAAAGTGCCCGCGTCGTAGCCCGCGCCCCACACCCGGCCCGTGACGCTGTAGGCGTAGTCGGGCTGGAAGGTGCGGTCATTCACGTCGAACCAGTACTCCTCAATGGCGGCCTGCTCGGTGGCGTAGAGGTAGATGCCCAGGTCGCGGGTGGCCTTGTTATTGGTAATAGCGCCCCAGTGAATCAGCGACGAGTTGAATTGCATACTCTCGGAAGTCGACTCCTGGTTGTTGCCCTGCGGGAAGCTGGCGAAGCCGTCGGCCCAGGCGTGACCCGCGTAGGGGTCGAAGTTGCGCAGGAAGGGAAACTTGGTGTCGGTCCGGCTGGGGTTGGCGGCGTCGCGGATGAGCATGTTCACCATCTCGCTCCACTGGCTGGCCCAGCCGGGCTGGTACTGTTCCACGAAGGCGGCGGCGTGAATAAAGTAGCCCCAGTGGAAGTGGTGGTCGTTCAGGTTGTCGTCCTGATGGTGGCCGGCCGGGTAGCCCAGCAGCGCCGACCACTTCGTGTCGTAGTAAAACAGAAACGCCTTTTCGCCGCCTTCCACCGACAGCCAGTCTTCCAGCCGGGTCTTGATGGTGGCCAGAATCTTGTTGCGGGCTTCCACGTTGCCGGCCTCATCGGCAATGCGGGCCGTTTGGATCAGCTTGTTCATTTCCTGGCCCTCGTTGTAGGAGTCGGTCCACTCAGCCAGGCCGTTGTTTTGCAGGGCTTTCACCTTGTCGTTGAGCTTGACGGGGCTGAAACCGGCGCTGTAGTTATCCAGGTAGGGCAGCGTGGGCAGCACGCCGTGGAAGGTGTAGGCCGTCGAGAAGGTGTTGGAGGCCAGCATTTTCAACTGCCCCCGCACCGACGGATACACCTGCCCCGCGGGCTGGGCCGAGCCGCTGGCCAAATAGCCCCACTGGTGGGGCAGCAGCCCTTGCAGCACTGTCGTGCCGGTGCCTTCTTTTACCGAAGGCGTCACGGTGAAGGTGGTTTTGACCACGCTGGTACTTTCCGTGTACTGCCAGCTCACCGCGGTGCTGGCCGGGAATACGTAGGCGTACTTCTTGTAATCGTTGGCGGCGGCCAGCGCGTCGGCAGCCGTCGGGTTCAGAAAGGCCATCGACCAATAGGTCTTGCCGTTCAACGTGGAAGTGTAGGTGCCCGCGTTGTTGGTCCAGGTCGAGCCCACCGGAGCGTACACGGCGTAGTCGCCCCCGTTATAGGAGTCCCGGATCAGCAGCATCTCGTTATTGATGGTCACCGTGCCCACCGTTACTTTCACCACGGCCACGTCGGCAGCGCCTTTGGTGAAGTACAGGAAGGGCATGCCCATGCCCACGGTAGCGTTGAAGTCATTGGAGCCGCTGTGCCAGTTCATGGTCACGGTCCAGTCGGAGAAGTCCGAGACGGTAGCACGCACGGCACTGAGGCTCTGCACGCCCACGGTTACGGCCATCACGTCGCTGTTCGGCTGCCGGTATTCCTTGGGGCCCGAGGGCGGGATGATGTAGTTCACCACCAACCCGGTTTCGTGGGTGCGCAGGGCCAGTGGGTAGTTGAAGATGTTGTTGACGTGGTCCTTTTGCAGCTTAGCCGACCAGAACTCGTTGGTCGGCACCGGCTTGGTAGCAGCTACTCCACTCACCAGCGGGGAGCCGGGTGGCACGGCGTTGCGGCCAGCCTGGTCGGTACCCGGAAATACAGTGGTGTAGCTGCCCGCGCCCACGGGCACGATTTGGCTCAGGGCTGGCGCGGCACTCAGGGCCAGACTCAAACCAGCCAGGGCCAGGGCTTTCAGGCGGCGGAGCCAGGGCTTGCGCGGCGGAGCCAGCTGCGCCGGCAAACTACCGGGCAGGCGGTTAGGTAGGGATATACCCATAGTCAGAAAGGTTTGGTGGGATTTTATGAAAAGAATGGAGCGGCGACTACGGGGCTGCCGGCAGCGGCAGCAAGGCCACTCACCACGCCGGGCGTGGGGGTGGCGGGAAACTATAGGGGCTTGAATCCAGCCAAAGCGGCACTGGATTTCGACTAACTCTTTTAAGTAATCCTATTCTACCTCTGCACTTACCTTACTCTTCTCCAAACCGGCGCTTACGCAAGCATGTGCCGTAGCTGACTTCGCGGTAAAACGGAGTATCACAAAGCTAATTTTTTATCATTTCAGCCCTACTATCCGTTGAAAATAAACTCTTTATACACAATTCACCCCAAACAACGAGGTCATACCAGGCTACATACCCCCCATTCTTATCGTGTCACGCAAGCGTATAGCTGCCTTACTTAAATCACTCGTCCTACCTGCGCCATTGCCTTCTATCAGGGTATTATACAAAAAGGCCGTGCGCAATACCTGTATTACGCACGGCCTTTGCCCTAGTCCCTTGTGCCAGCACGCATAACGCTTACGGCACACTCCCAAAAATTACGAGCTGCACGAGAGTGTAGCGCAGCCGGGTTTCTCACGGGCCCAATCGGGGCGCTTGGCGGCCAGCTCCTCGTGCTCGGGCTGCTCGGCAAACGGGGTTTTAAGCACGGTCATCAGCCGCTCCAGCACCGACGTGTCACCGGCTTCGGCGGCCTCAATAGCCTGCTGGGCCAGGTAGTTGCGCAGCACGTACTTGGGGTTGGCGCTGAGCATTAGCTCCCGAATAGCATCCGGGGCGGCTGTTTCCTGCTGCAAGCGACGCTGATAGTGGCCCAACCAGCTCAGCAGCTTGTTTTCTTCCTCGGGCGAGGTTGAATACGTGGCCGCCGCTAGCAGCTCCTGCCACGCAGTTTCGGCCGAGGCTGGGTTCTGCAGTACGGCCGGGGCGGCGTGCGAGAGGTGGCGGAAGAACAGGGTCATATCCACTTCCGACTCGGCCAACGCTTCGTGCAGGGCTTCGAACAGGGCCTTGTCTTCGGCCTCATCCTGGCTGGTCAGACCCAGCTTGCGCCGCATCATGTCGTGGCGGGTTGCCTCGAAGGTAGCCGAGTATAAGTCCAGGCCGGGGCGGAACATCTCGGGGTCGGGCACGAGGTAGGCCAGGGCCCGGGCCAGCTGCCACAGGTTCCAGAGGCCTACGTTGGGCTGCTGCCCGTAGGCGTAGCGGCGCCCGCCGAAGTCGGTGGTGTTGGGCGTCCAGTCGGGGTCGTAGGGCTCCAGCCAGCCGTAGGGACCGTAGTCGATGGTGAGGCCCAGGATGCTCATGTTGTCGGTATTCATCACCCCGTGCACAAAGCCCACCGACATCCAGTGCGCCAGCATGACAGCGGTGCGGCGGCAGATTTCCTCAAACCAGCGCACGTACACTTCCGGCCCCGTGGGCTCGCCCAGTTCGGGGTAGTAACGCCGAATCACGTAGTTGGCCAGGTCGCGCAGGTTATCCAGCTCGGCGGCCGAGGCCATCATCTGGAAGTTGCCGAAGCGCACGAACGTGGGCGCCACCCGGGCCACAATGGCGCCGGGCTCGGCCTGGGGGTTGCCGTTGTAGAACATGTCGCGCACCACCAGGTCGCCGGTGCTGACCAGGCTCAGGGCCCGGGTCGTGGGCACGCCCAGGTAGTGCATGGCCTCGCTGCACAGAAACTCGCGCAACGAGGAGCGCAGCACGGCCCGGCCATCGGCCCGGCGCGAGTAAGGTGTGGGGCCGGCTCCTTTGAGCTGAATTTCCCAGGGCCGGCCATCGGTAGCCGTGACTTCACCCAGGGAAATGGCCCGACCGTCGCCGAGCTGCCCGGCCCAGTTACCGAACTGGTGGCCACCGTAGCGGGCGGCAAAGGGCTTCATTGTATCGGTAACCAAGTTGCCGGCCAGGGCCTCCACGGCCGGGCCGCGCTCAGCGGGCCGGGCCAGGCCCAAGAAGGCGGCCAGCTCGTCGGACCAAGCCAGCAGCTTTGGGTCGCGCACGGGCGTGGGCTTCACGCGGGAGTACAGATAGCCAGGCACTTGGCGCGGGCGCTGGTCGAAAGAAGCCTCACCGCGCATTTCATCCACAAAGGAATTCTGAAACGGGGCTTGATCTATAGTTGGGGTGGTAGAAGACATAGTTAAGAAAGGAACGACACAAAGAACCTTGCGTTGTGTCACTGGTGAAAACGGGGCTCTACAGGCATAGCAGGCCCGCAAGGCATTTGATACAAACAGGCAAACCCAGGTGGCAAGTTCGCCAACCAGCCAGGGCCACGCATGTTTTACGGCCCCGGGTACGTGGAGCGCCCTAAGGCCGCAGCCTGAGCCAAGCGCTGGTTTTACGTCTGAAGCCGGTCGTGAAGTTCTGGCTCAGCTTGCCGAAAACTGCAGAATAAGCCGCCAAGCCCGCGTAGGAATCGGTACATTTCCGGCGCTATGAACCGCTTCGACCGAATTACTGCCCTGCTGATTCAGCTCCAGGCCAAGCGCGTGGTACGCGGCCCTGACTTGGCTGCCCGCTTCGGCGTGAGTTTGCGCACTATTTACCGCGACCTGCGTACCCTGGAAGAAGCCGGGGTGCCCCTATGCGGGGAGGCGGGCGTGGGCTATTCCCTAGCCGAAGGGTATCGGCTGCCGCCGGTCATGTTTAACCGGGAAGAAGCCACGGCCCTGCTTACGGCCGAAAAGCTCGCTGCCCAGCTCACCGACGCCCATACCGCCCAGCTCAGCCAAACGGCTATGGACAAGCTGCGCGCCGTACTGCGCCGCCCTGACCGCGACTATCTGGAAGATTTAGGTTCGCGCATCCGCGTATTTGGTGGGGCCCGGCGCCCCACCGTCCCGGCGCCCGCGGCCGGTACCCAACAGCCCCTGCTCGATGCCATTGCCCGCCAGCGGGTGGTACGCCTGGAGTACCGCGCCGGCCACCAGGGCACGCCCTCCCGCCGCGACGTGGAGCCCATCGGGGTGTATTTCGGGCAGCATTGGCACGTGGTGGCCTTCTGCCGCCTGCGCCAGGAGTTTCGGAACTTCCGCCTCGACCGGATAGCGGGCCTGCAGGTGCTCGACGAAGCCTACGAGCCCCGCCCCGACACGCTGCAGTCGTACTGGGCCGAGCTGGCTAAGGAACGCCAGACCCAGGTGGCCGTAGTGCGCTTCGGGCCGCAGGTACTCGGGCAGGTACACGAAAACAAGCACTACTTCGGCTGGAAGCACGAGCAGGCCCCGGATGCGGCCGGCTGGGTGGAAATGACCCTGGTGCCCGGCTGCCTGGAGCACTTGGCCCGGTGGCTGCTGCTCTTCGCCGGCCAAGTACAGGTGC
Above is a genomic segment from Hymenobacter cellulosivorans containing:
- a CDS encoding T9SS type A sorting domain-containing protein: MTSGGNVTFTFHPLGATAGGNLAILYLREGSAGGYPGYAMTKNGAGDFTFTKAIANGTVTSLYFTYQVGAGGPERNTAATPFSYTVGTSCTPALMALATTSASKVSELLVTPNPSAGKLAVQFTLNQSETYALALYDLQGRLVKTVATGTAAGAQVIPVQASEYPAGVYLLRLTTGKQVLTQRLVLSR
- a CDS encoding glycosyl hydrolase encodes the protein MGISLPNRLPGSLPAQLAPPRKPWLRRLKALALAGLSLALSAAPALSQIVPVGAGSYTTVFPGTDQAGRNAVPPGSPLVSGVAATKPVPTNEFWSAKLQKDHVNNIFNYPLALRTHETGLVVNYIIPPSGPKEYRQPNSDVMAVTVGVQSLSAVRATVSDFSDWTVTMNWHSGSNDFNATVGMGMPFLYFTKGAADVAVVKVTVGTVTINNEMLLIRDSYNGGDYAVYAPVGSTWTNNAGTYTSTLNGKTYWSMAFLNPTAADALAAANDYKKYAYVFPASTAVSWQYTESTSVVKTTFTVTPSVKEGTGTTVLQGLLPHQWGYLASGSAQPAGQVYPSVRGQLKMLASNTFSTAYTFHGVLPTLPYLDNYSAGFSPVKLNDKVKALQNNGLAEWTDSYNEGQEMNKLIQTARIADEAGNVEARNKILATIKTRLEDWLSVEGGEKAFLFYYDTKWSALLGYPAGHHQDDNLNDHHFHWGYFIHAAAFVEQYQPGWASQWSEMVNMLIRDAANPSRTDTKFPFLRNFDPYAGHAWADGFASFPQGNNQESTSESMQFNSSLIHWGAITNNKATRDLGIYLYATEQAAIEEYWFDVNDRTFQPDYAYSVTGRVWGAGYDAGTFWTPDIRAVYGIQLYPMHGGSLYLGLNKPYVQKLWTEITQNTGILQNEANPNTWHDLLWEYLAFIDPVKAIQLYDSYPDRAIKFGVSDAQTYYWLHAMNALGQLDATVTANNPEAAVFIKNGQKTYVAQNYSSSPITVTFSDGYVLNVPARKLATSKDVAVAGTITANATEVAANGSVTLSVATTGSGVTGVEFFDGSTSLGTVTSTPYTKTAANLPVAIHNFYAKVYAGSLFKVTNIATVQVGKQVSFTGSPQAVPGTIEAGKYDSYPGGKGQGIAYNDASEGNQATFEPAPTVAFRTNENVDAVSDAAEGATVGWVDAGEWLEYTVNVSAAGTHTLAMRYAAGNATGGGPFFLSVDGTQVGGDQTVTTTSNWGTWATKTITGLNLPAGEHVLRLTFTQGGLNVGRLTFTYTGTGTSNTPPTVSLTSPTANASFAAPASINITANAADANGTVSKVEFFQGATKLGEDLTAPYSFSWTGVAAGTYSLTAKATDNANASTVSSAVSVVVTGGTTGGTCTGGPTNGDYTFSVSGASSNPTLTFVPGRSGVGSPTLLLYYGTSPNGPFPGYTAQPNTPFTLAANAGQTVYFYYTYSVPEGGERNTSATPHSVTVGNCGTGTTNTPPTVSLTSPATNASFAAPASITITANAADANGTVSKVEFFRGTTKLGEDLTAPYSYSWTGVAAGTYSLTAKATDNAGATTTSAAVSVTVTGGTSSGATALLLPISATAP
- a CDS encoding protein adenylyltransferase SelO encodes the protein MSSTTPTIDQAPFQNSFVDEMRGEASFDQRPRQVPGYLYSRVKPTPVRDPKLLAWSDELAAFLGLARPAERGPAVEALAGNLVTDTMKPFAARYGGHQFGNWAGQLGDGRAISLGEVTATDGRPWEIQLKGAGPTPYSRRADGRAVLRSSLREFLCSEAMHYLGVPTTRALSLVSTGDLVVRDMFYNGNPQAEPGAIVARVAPTFVRFGNFQMMASAAELDNLRDLANYVIRRYYPELGEPTGPEVYVRWFEEICRRTAVMLAHWMSVGFVHGVMNTDNMSILGLTIDYGPYGWLEPYDPDWTPNTTDFGGRRYAYGQQPNVGLWNLWQLARALAYLVPDPEMFRPGLDLYSATFEATRHDMMRRKLGLTSQDEAEDKALFEALHEALAESEVDMTLFFRHLSHAAPAVLQNPASAETAWQELLAAATYSTSPEEENKLLSWLGHYQRRLQQETAAPDAIRELMLSANPKYVLRNYLAQQAIEAAEAGDTSVLERLMTVLKTPFAEQPEHEELAAKRPDWAREKPGCATLSCSS
- a CDS encoding helix-turn-helix transcriptional regulator, producing MNRFDRITALLIQLQAKRVVRGPDLAARFGVSLRTIYRDLRTLEEAGVPLCGEAGVGYSLAEGYRLPPVMFNREEATALLTAEKLAAQLTDAHTAQLSQTAMDKLRAVLRRPDRDYLEDLGSRIRVFGGARRPTVPAPAAGTQQPLLDAIARQRVVRLEYRAGHQGTPSRRDVEPIGVYFGQHWHVVAFCRLRQEFRNFRLDRIAGLQVLDEAYEPRPDTLQSYWAELAKERQTQVAVVRFGPQVLGQVHENKHYFGWKHEQAPDAAGWVEMTLVPGCLEHLARWLLLFAGQVQVQAPADLQTKVQELARAAHDFFCVPAETY